A window from Drosophila yakuba strain Tai18E2 chromosome 3L, Prin_Dyak_Tai18E2_2.1, whole genome shotgun sequence encodes these proteins:
- the LOC6532528 gene encoding peptidyl-prolyl cis-trans isomerase D isoform X1: MEERKLLRAVKSTNPLVYLDISIGKEDAGRMIIELRKDVVPKTAENFRALCTGECGIGTLGKPLHYKGTRFHKIKRVFVVQSGDVVNNDGTSGESIYGPVFDDENFELAHNEEGVVSMANYGKPNSNNSQFFISAAGCENLNETNVVVGRVLRGLGIVAEMEQNCTDEGDPTAEVVIRDCGEIAPNENWGIECNDETTDKLPAYPQDWTRKHDKFTADAAVELLTGIRQSGNHFYQLGRYHEARAKYRKANRYYHYLSRQFGWQQLNPLKKHLVDADLLKVDGFSVVNNINAAAVDLKVGNYLSARDVCNEAIRLDPKCSKAFYRRAQAQRGLRNYEEAINDLKTAHNLLPENKQIVNELNSTKQLLAQYNRQQRNALKNLFA; encoded by the exons ATGGAGGAACGCAAGCTGCTTAGAGCGGTGAAATCAACAAATCCACTGGTCTACCTGGACATTTCCATTGGCAAGGAGGATG CGGGTCGCATGATAATTGAGCTGCGCAAGGATGTGGTGCCGAAGACAGCGGAAAATTTCCGGGCCCTGTGCACGGGTGAATGCGGTATTGGTACTCTGGGGAAACCGCTCCACTACAAGGGCACTAGGTTCCACAAGATCAAACGAGTCTTCGTCGTCCAGAGCGGGGATGTGGTCAATAACGATGGAACCAGTGGCGAGAGCATCTACGGTCCAGTTTTCGATGACGAGAACTTCGAACTCGCA CATAACGAGGAGGGTGTGGTCAGCATGGCCAACTACGGAAAGCCAAACTCCAACAACTCACAGTTTTTCATTTCGGCCGCGGGCTGTGAGAATTTGAATGAAACAAACGTAGTCGTAGGTCGTGTTTTACGTGGCTTGGGTATTGTAGCTGAAATGGAACAAAACTGCACTGACGAGGGCGATCCCACGGCGGAGGTCGTGATACGGGACTGCGGAGAGATAGCTCCCAACGAGAACTGGGGCATCGAGTGCAACGACGAGACGACGGACAAGTTGCCTGCCTATCCCCAAGACTGGACGCGCAAGCACGATAAGTTCACA GCAGATGCGGCGGTGGAACTTCTCACGGGCATTCGCCAATCGGGTAATCACTTCTATCAGCTTGGCCGCTATCACGAAGCGCGGGCTAAATATCGCAAAGCGAATCGTTACTATCATTACCTGAGCAGACAGTTTGGCTGGCAGCAGCTAAACCCCCTAAAGAAACACCTTGTCGATGCGGATCTGCTTAAGGTTGACGGCTTCTCTGTGGTTAACAACATAAATGCAGCCGCTGTGGACCTGAAAGTGGGTAACTATTTGAGCGCTAGAGATGTTTGCAACGAAGCCATTCGTCTTGATCCAAAATGTAGCAAAGCTTTCTACCGACGCGCCCAAGCGCAGCGCGGATTGCGCAACTACGAGGAGGCCATTAACGATCTAAAGACGGCTCACAATCTGCTACCGGAGAACAAACAGATCGTAAATGAACTGAACAGCACCAAGCAGCTCCTGGCCCAGTACAACCGACAACAACGAAATGCCCTTAAAAATCTATTTGCCTAG
- the LOC6532528 gene encoding peptidyl-prolyl cis-trans isomerase slr1251 isoform X2 yields the protein MEERKLLRAVKSTNPLVYLDISIGKEDAGRMIIELRKDVVPKTAENFRALCTGECGIGTLGKPLHYKGTRFHKIKRVFVVQSGDVVNNDGTSGESIYGPVFDDENFELAHNEEGVVSMANYGKPNSNNSQFFISAAGCENLNETNVVVGRVLRGLGIVAEMEQNCTDEGDPTAEVVIRDCGEIAPNENWGIECNDETTDKLPAYPQDWTRKHDKFTADAAVELLTGIRQSGNHFYQLGRYHEARAKYRKANRYYHYLSRQFGWQQLNPLKKHLVDADLLKVDGFSVVNNINAAAVDLKQSFLPTRPSAARIAQLRGGH from the exons ATGGAGGAACGCAAGCTGCTTAGAGCGGTGAAATCAACAAATCCACTGGTCTACCTGGACATTTCCATTGGCAAGGAGGATG CGGGTCGCATGATAATTGAGCTGCGCAAGGATGTGGTGCCGAAGACAGCGGAAAATTTCCGGGCCCTGTGCACGGGTGAATGCGGTATTGGTACTCTGGGGAAACCGCTCCACTACAAGGGCACTAGGTTCCACAAGATCAAACGAGTCTTCGTCGTCCAGAGCGGGGATGTGGTCAATAACGATGGAACCAGTGGCGAGAGCATCTACGGTCCAGTTTTCGATGACGAGAACTTCGAACTCGCA CATAACGAGGAGGGTGTGGTCAGCATGGCCAACTACGGAAAGCCAAACTCCAACAACTCACAGTTTTTCATTTCGGCCGCGGGCTGTGAGAATTTGAATGAAACAAACGTAGTCGTAGGTCGTGTTTTACGTGGCTTGGGTATTGTAGCTGAAATGGAACAAAACTGCACTGACGAGGGCGATCCCACGGCGGAGGTCGTGATACGGGACTGCGGAGAGATAGCTCCCAACGAGAACTGGGGCATCGAGTGCAACGACGAGACGACGGACAAGTTGCCTGCCTATCCCCAAGACTGGACGCGCAAGCACGATAAGTTCACA GCAGATGCGGCGGTGGAACTTCTCACGGGCATTCGCCAATCGGGTAATCACTTCTATCAGCTTGGCCGCTATCACGAAGCGCGGGCTAAATATCGCAAAGCGAATCGTTACTATCATTACCTGAGCAGACAGTTTGGCTGGCAGCAGCTAAACCCCCTAAAGAAACACCTTGTCGATGCGGATCTGCTTAAGGTTGACGGCTTCTCTGTGGTTAACAACATAAATGCAGCCGCTGTGGACCTGAAA CAAAGCTTTCTACCGACGCGCCCAAGCGCAGCGCGGATTGCGCAACTACGAGGAGGCCATTAA